One region of Maylandia zebra isolate NMK-2024a linkage group LG10, Mzebra_GT3a, whole genome shotgun sequence genomic DNA includes:
- the klhl13 gene encoding kelch-like protein 13 isoform X2 gives MPLKWKSGSPVSWKFPVPVLKTSRSSPLSPAYISLVEDDDAHMKVALGYGDMGISAHLQASKTGNTRFFTSNTHSSVVLQGFDQLRIEGLLCDVTLVAGDCDEAFPVHRAMMASSSDYFKAMFTGGMKEQDLMCIKLHGVNRIGLKKIIDFIYTAKLSLNMENLQDTLEAASFLQILPVLDFCKVFLISGVSLDNCVEVGRIANTYNLTEVDKYVNNFILKNFPSLLGTGEFVKLPFERLAFVLSSNSLKHCTELDLFKAACRWLRFEDSRMDYAPKLMKNIRFPLMNPQDLINHVQTVDFMRTDNTCVNLLLEASNYQMMPYMQPVMQSERTAIRSDSAHLVTLGGVLRQQLVVSKELRLFDERAHEWKALAPMDAPRYQHGIAVIGNFLYVVGGQSNYDTKGKTAVDTVFRYDPRYNKWIQVACLNEKRTFFHLSALKGHLYAVGGRNAAGELATVECYNPRTNEWTYVAKMNEPHYGHAGTVYGGYMYISGGITHDTFQKELMCFDPDADKWTQKAPMTTVRGLHCMCTVGDRLYVIGGNHFRGTSDYDDVLSCEYYSPALDLWTPIAAMLRGQSDVGVAVFENKIYVVGGYSWNNRCMVEIVQKYDPEKDEWHKVFDLPESLGGIRACTLTVFPPDDMSGSPSRESPLSAP, from the exons ATGCCGTTGAAATGGAAAAGCGGTTCTCCTGTCAGCTGGAAATTCCCAGTGCCAGTTCTTAAGACATCCAGGTCCTCACCCCTTTCGCCTGCTTACAT ATCCCTCGTGGAGGACGACGACGCTCACATGAAAGTTGCTCTGGGCTATGGTGATATGGGCATCTCTGCTCACCTTCAGGCATCAAAGACTGGAAACACTCGATTTTTCACAAGCAACACGCACAGCTCAGTGGTTCTTCAG gGATTTGACCAGCTGAGGATAGAGGGATTGctctgtgatgtcacattggTGGCTGGCGACTGTGATGAAGCTTTTCCTGTGCACCGTGCAATGATGGCCTCCTCCTCCGACTATTTCAAAGCCATGTTCACAG GTGGAATGAAAGAACAGGATTTAATGTGTATCAAGCTGCATGGAGTAAACCGAATAGGCCTCAAGAAGATTATTGACTTTATCTACACGGCAAAGTTGTCACTCAACATGGAGAATCTGCAAGACACACTTGAGGCAGCCAGCTTCTTACAAATCCTTCCAGTGCTGGACTTTTGCAAGGTCTTTCTCATCTCTGGG gTTTCTCTGGACAACTGTGTAGAAGTGGGACGCATTGCCAACACATACAACCTCACAGAGGTGGATAAATACGTCAACAATTTCATCCTGAAGAACTTTCCCTCATTGCTGGGCACGGGGGAGTTTGTCAAGCTACCATTTGAACGCTTGGCTTTTGTACTGTCCAGTAACAGCTTAAAACACTGCACTGAGTTGGACCTGTTCAAGGCGGCTTGCCGCTGGCTACGCTTTGAAGACAGCCGTATGGACTATGCCCCAAAGCTCATGAAGAACATCCGCTTTCCTCTCATGAACCCGCAGGATCTCATCAATCACGTGCAGACTGTGGACTTTATGCGTACGGACAACACCTGTGTCAACCTTCTCCTGGAAGCTAGCAACTACCAAATGATGCCCTACATGCAGCCAGTTATGCAGTCAGAACGGACAGCCATCCGCTCAGACAGTGCCCACCTGGTCACTCTGGGTGGTGTTCTGCGCCAGCAGCTTGTTGTGAGCAAGGAGCTGCGTCTCTTTGATGAGAGGGCTCACGAATGGAAGGCGCTGGCGCCCATGGACGCACCTCGTTACCAACACGGCATTGCGGTCATCGGCAACTTTCTCTATGTTGTGGGTGGCCAAAGCAACTACGACACCAAAGGCAAAACAGCAGTGGACACGGTGTTCCGATATGACCCTCGCTACAACAAATGGATCCAGGTGGCATGCCTTAATGAGAAACGTACCTTCTTCCACCTCAGTGCACTCAAGGGACACCTCTACGCTGTCGGTGGAAGGAATGCTGCAGGGGAGCTTG CTACTGTGGAGTGCTACAACCCAAGGACAAATGAATGGACATACGTTGCCAAAATGAATGAGCCACATTATGGCCACGCTGGGACGGTGTACGGTGGTTATATGTATATTTCAG GTGGAATCACTCACGACACTTTTCAGAAGGAGCTGATGTGCTTTGACCCGGATGCCGATAAATGGACTCAGAAAGCGCCCATGACGACAGTTCGCGGCCTCCACTGCATGTGCACGGTGGGCGACCGTCTTTACGTGATCGGAGGCAATCATTTCAGGGGCACCAGCGACTACGACGACGTCCTCAGCTGCGAATACTACTCCCCCGCCCTCGACTTGTGGACACCTATCGCCGCCATGTTGCGAGGTCAGAGCGACGTGGGCGTGGCCGTGTTTGAGAATAAGATTTACGTGGTGGGCGGCTACTCGTGGAACAATAGGTGCATGGTGGAAATAGTACAGAAGTACGACCCCGAGAAAGACGAATGGCACAAAGTTTTCGACTTGCCCGAGTCACTGGGGGGGATCCGAGCCTGCACACTCACAGTTTTCCCCCCTGATGATATGTCGGGCTCACCCTCCAGAGAGTCGCCGCTTTCAGCACCTTGA
- the klhl13 gene encoding kelch-like protein 13 isoform X3 — translation MEHPIHRGETMPVGLHDRSLVEDDDAHMKVALGYGDMGISAHLQASKTGNTRFFTSNTHSSVVLQGFDQLRIEGLLCDVTLVAGDCDEAFPVHRAMMASSSDYFKAMFTGGMKEQDLMCIKLHGVNRIGLKKIIDFIYTAKLSLNMENLQDTLEAASFLQILPVLDFCKVFLISGVSLDNCVEVGRIANTYNLTEVDKYVNNFILKNFPSLLGTGEFVKLPFERLAFVLSSNSLKHCTELDLFKAACRWLRFEDSRMDYAPKLMKNIRFPLMNPQDLINHVQTVDFMRTDNTCVNLLLEASNYQMMPYMQPVMQSERTAIRSDSAHLVTLGGVLRQQLVVSKELRLFDERAHEWKALAPMDAPRYQHGIAVIGNFLYVVGGQSNYDTKGKTAVDTVFRYDPRYNKWIQVACLNEKRTFFHLSALKGHLYAVGGRNAAGELATVECYNPRTNEWTYVAKMNEPHYGHAGTVYGGYMYISGGITHDTFQKELMCFDPDADKWTQKAPMTTVRGLHCMCTVGDRLYVIGGNHFRGTSDYDDVLSCEYYSPALDLWTPIAAMLRGQSDVGVAVFENKIYVVGGYSWNNRCMVEIVQKYDPEKDEWHKVFDLPESLGGIRACTLTVFPPDDMSGSPSRESPLSAP, via the exons ATCCCTCGTGGAGGACGACGACGCTCACATGAAAGTTGCTCTGGGCTATGGTGATATGGGCATCTCTGCTCACCTTCAGGCATCAAAGACTGGAAACACTCGATTTTTCACAAGCAACACGCACAGCTCAGTGGTTCTTCAG gGATTTGACCAGCTGAGGATAGAGGGATTGctctgtgatgtcacattggTGGCTGGCGACTGTGATGAAGCTTTTCCTGTGCACCGTGCAATGATGGCCTCCTCCTCCGACTATTTCAAAGCCATGTTCACAG GTGGAATGAAAGAACAGGATTTAATGTGTATCAAGCTGCATGGAGTAAACCGAATAGGCCTCAAGAAGATTATTGACTTTATCTACACGGCAAAGTTGTCACTCAACATGGAGAATCTGCAAGACACACTTGAGGCAGCCAGCTTCTTACAAATCCTTCCAGTGCTGGACTTTTGCAAGGTCTTTCTCATCTCTGGG gTTTCTCTGGACAACTGTGTAGAAGTGGGACGCATTGCCAACACATACAACCTCACAGAGGTGGATAAATACGTCAACAATTTCATCCTGAAGAACTTTCCCTCATTGCTGGGCACGGGGGAGTTTGTCAAGCTACCATTTGAACGCTTGGCTTTTGTACTGTCCAGTAACAGCTTAAAACACTGCACTGAGTTGGACCTGTTCAAGGCGGCTTGCCGCTGGCTACGCTTTGAAGACAGCCGTATGGACTATGCCCCAAAGCTCATGAAGAACATCCGCTTTCCTCTCATGAACCCGCAGGATCTCATCAATCACGTGCAGACTGTGGACTTTATGCGTACGGACAACACCTGTGTCAACCTTCTCCTGGAAGCTAGCAACTACCAAATGATGCCCTACATGCAGCCAGTTATGCAGTCAGAACGGACAGCCATCCGCTCAGACAGTGCCCACCTGGTCACTCTGGGTGGTGTTCTGCGCCAGCAGCTTGTTGTGAGCAAGGAGCTGCGTCTCTTTGATGAGAGGGCTCACGAATGGAAGGCGCTGGCGCCCATGGACGCACCTCGTTACCAACACGGCATTGCGGTCATCGGCAACTTTCTCTATGTTGTGGGTGGCCAAAGCAACTACGACACCAAAGGCAAAACAGCAGTGGACACGGTGTTCCGATATGACCCTCGCTACAACAAATGGATCCAGGTGGCATGCCTTAATGAGAAACGTACCTTCTTCCACCTCAGTGCACTCAAGGGACACCTCTACGCTGTCGGTGGAAGGAATGCTGCAGGGGAGCTTG CTACTGTGGAGTGCTACAACCCAAGGACAAATGAATGGACATACGTTGCCAAAATGAATGAGCCACATTATGGCCACGCTGGGACGGTGTACGGTGGTTATATGTATATTTCAG GTGGAATCACTCACGACACTTTTCAGAAGGAGCTGATGTGCTTTGACCCGGATGCCGATAAATGGACTCAGAAAGCGCCCATGACGACAGTTCGCGGCCTCCACTGCATGTGCACGGTGGGCGACCGTCTTTACGTGATCGGAGGCAATCATTTCAGGGGCACCAGCGACTACGACGACGTCCTCAGCTGCGAATACTACTCCCCCGCCCTCGACTTGTGGACACCTATCGCCGCCATGTTGCGAGGTCAGAGCGACGTGGGCGTGGCCGTGTTTGAGAATAAGATTTACGTGGTGGGCGGCTACTCGTGGAACAATAGGTGCATGGTGGAAATAGTACAGAAGTACGACCCCGAGAAAGACGAATGGCACAAAGTTTTCGACTTGCCCGAGTCACTGGGGGGGATCCGAGCCTGCACACTCACAGTTTTCCCCCCTGATGATATGTCGGGCTCACCCTCCAGAGAGTCGCCGCTTTCAGCACCTTGA
- the klhl13 gene encoding kelch-like protein 13 isoform X1 yields the protein MPLKWKSGSPVSWKFPVPVLKTSRSSPLSPAYIHQHSFVVWTTHSLLAACPTYHLTGSLVEDDDAHMKVALGYGDMGISAHLQASKTGNTRFFTSNTHSSVVLQGFDQLRIEGLLCDVTLVAGDCDEAFPVHRAMMASSSDYFKAMFTGGMKEQDLMCIKLHGVNRIGLKKIIDFIYTAKLSLNMENLQDTLEAASFLQILPVLDFCKVFLISGVSLDNCVEVGRIANTYNLTEVDKYVNNFILKNFPSLLGTGEFVKLPFERLAFVLSSNSLKHCTELDLFKAACRWLRFEDSRMDYAPKLMKNIRFPLMNPQDLINHVQTVDFMRTDNTCVNLLLEASNYQMMPYMQPVMQSERTAIRSDSAHLVTLGGVLRQQLVVSKELRLFDERAHEWKALAPMDAPRYQHGIAVIGNFLYVVGGQSNYDTKGKTAVDTVFRYDPRYNKWIQVACLNEKRTFFHLSALKGHLYAVGGRNAAGELATVECYNPRTNEWTYVAKMNEPHYGHAGTVYGGYMYISGGITHDTFQKELMCFDPDADKWTQKAPMTTVRGLHCMCTVGDRLYVIGGNHFRGTSDYDDVLSCEYYSPALDLWTPIAAMLRGQSDVGVAVFENKIYVVGGYSWNNRCMVEIVQKYDPEKDEWHKVFDLPESLGGIRACTLTVFPPDDMSGSPSRESPLSAP from the exons ATGCCGTTGAAATGGAAAAGCGGTTCTCCTGTCAGCTGGAAATTCCCAGTGCCAGTTCTTAAGACATCCAGGTCCTCACCCCTTTCGCCTGCTTACAT CCACCAACACTCCTTTGTGGTTTGGACAACCCACTCTCTCCTCGCTGCCTGTCCGACTTACCACCTGACGGG ATCCCTCGTGGAGGACGACGACGCTCACATGAAAGTTGCTCTGGGCTATGGTGATATGGGCATCTCTGCTCACCTTCAGGCATCAAAGACTGGAAACACTCGATTTTTCACAAGCAACACGCACAGCTCAGTGGTTCTTCAG gGATTTGACCAGCTGAGGATAGAGGGATTGctctgtgatgtcacattggTGGCTGGCGACTGTGATGAAGCTTTTCCTGTGCACCGTGCAATGATGGCCTCCTCCTCCGACTATTTCAAAGCCATGTTCACAG GTGGAATGAAAGAACAGGATTTAATGTGTATCAAGCTGCATGGAGTAAACCGAATAGGCCTCAAGAAGATTATTGACTTTATCTACACGGCAAAGTTGTCACTCAACATGGAGAATCTGCAAGACACACTTGAGGCAGCCAGCTTCTTACAAATCCTTCCAGTGCTGGACTTTTGCAAGGTCTTTCTCATCTCTGGG gTTTCTCTGGACAACTGTGTAGAAGTGGGACGCATTGCCAACACATACAACCTCACAGAGGTGGATAAATACGTCAACAATTTCATCCTGAAGAACTTTCCCTCATTGCTGGGCACGGGGGAGTTTGTCAAGCTACCATTTGAACGCTTGGCTTTTGTACTGTCCAGTAACAGCTTAAAACACTGCACTGAGTTGGACCTGTTCAAGGCGGCTTGCCGCTGGCTACGCTTTGAAGACAGCCGTATGGACTATGCCCCAAAGCTCATGAAGAACATCCGCTTTCCTCTCATGAACCCGCAGGATCTCATCAATCACGTGCAGACTGTGGACTTTATGCGTACGGACAACACCTGTGTCAACCTTCTCCTGGAAGCTAGCAACTACCAAATGATGCCCTACATGCAGCCAGTTATGCAGTCAGAACGGACAGCCATCCGCTCAGACAGTGCCCACCTGGTCACTCTGGGTGGTGTTCTGCGCCAGCAGCTTGTTGTGAGCAAGGAGCTGCGTCTCTTTGATGAGAGGGCTCACGAATGGAAGGCGCTGGCGCCCATGGACGCACCTCGTTACCAACACGGCATTGCGGTCATCGGCAACTTTCTCTATGTTGTGGGTGGCCAAAGCAACTACGACACCAAAGGCAAAACAGCAGTGGACACGGTGTTCCGATATGACCCTCGCTACAACAAATGGATCCAGGTGGCATGCCTTAATGAGAAACGTACCTTCTTCCACCTCAGTGCACTCAAGGGACACCTCTACGCTGTCGGTGGAAGGAATGCTGCAGGGGAGCTTG CTACTGTGGAGTGCTACAACCCAAGGACAAATGAATGGACATACGTTGCCAAAATGAATGAGCCACATTATGGCCACGCTGGGACGGTGTACGGTGGTTATATGTATATTTCAG GTGGAATCACTCACGACACTTTTCAGAAGGAGCTGATGTGCTTTGACCCGGATGCCGATAAATGGACTCAGAAAGCGCCCATGACGACAGTTCGCGGCCTCCACTGCATGTGCACGGTGGGCGACCGTCTTTACGTGATCGGAGGCAATCATTTCAGGGGCACCAGCGACTACGACGACGTCCTCAGCTGCGAATACTACTCCCCCGCCCTCGACTTGTGGACACCTATCGCCGCCATGTTGCGAGGTCAGAGCGACGTGGGCGTGGCCGTGTTTGAGAATAAGATTTACGTGGTGGGCGGCTACTCGTGGAACAATAGGTGCATGGTGGAAATAGTACAGAAGTACGACCCCGAGAAAGACGAATGGCACAAAGTTTTCGACTTGCCCGAGTCACTGGGGGGGATCCGAGCCTGCACACTCACAGTTTTCCCCCCTGATGATATGTCGGGCTCACCCTCCAGAGAGTCGCCGCTTTCAGCACCTTGA